The following proteins are encoded in a genomic region of Actinomadura sp. NAK00032:
- a CDS encoding sigma factor, with product MNDHLLVEALRERDPSAPAAVYDAHARRLYAYCWFQLRCRDTAQVALRDTFIVAEAHIGKLRDPHRFRAWLYAIARLECARHMPLRNKTPDMPVASHDQEDVDQRITAWQAVLALRPVSREILELSVRHRLPVPDLAAVLGLLLKDALEALDLARAELEDALVAEMLVQQGPYGCARRALLLRERCGELDHELSGRLRRHAEACSVCGSLRPRSVSARKVYGLLPDARPAAELRLRVMSCFLDPELVGYRLFVATRVTEFASDGFPVQDLRSGRASRQGGDGSWLGRFRKAPTAAHEAGIGAQAVRAAVVLAVVALLSGGGVASMYGVLGTSGSPAETAAGPQPTVVPGISQTPETRRPAMNPDESGPLDAAPVSATFPFGARASSAPPMAVPEPPPVPVSGTEPTTPAGVLVVSPLYLDLAGGSDGAIDVRAEDGPVTWVASTQGPVRIQPSSGRLQPGQAVTLHVHVSRGPDDRGAGTVTFRPGAVQVHVTWRKDAPPAPGPSPTPTGSSSPSPSAPPATQRPGSPHPTPTDTDRPGSGQPTPTPSTPAPTSPPGSAPETTPSPTGRPSDENPPSVGPTATA from the coding sequence ATGAACGACCATCTCCTGGTCGAGGCGCTACGCGAGCGCGACCCCAGCGCCCCGGCCGCGGTGTACGACGCGCATGCCCGCCGGCTCTACGCGTACTGCTGGTTCCAGTTGCGGTGCCGTGACACGGCCCAGGTCGCCTTACGCGACACCTTCATCGTGGCGGAGGCGCACATCGGCAAGCTGCGCGACCCCCACCGGTTCAGGGCGTGGCTCTATGCCATCGCCAGGCTTGAGTGCGCGCGGCACATGCCGCTGCGGAACAAGACCCCGGACATGCCGGTCGCCAGCCACGATCAGGAGGACGTCGACCAGCGCATCACGGCGTGGCAGGCGGTCCTGGCGCTGCGTCCGGTCTCCCGGGAGATTCTGGAACTGAGCGTCAGGCACCGGCTGCCGGTCCCCGACCTGGCCGCCGTTTTGGGCCTGTTGTTGAAGGACGCCCTGGAAGCGCTGGACCTCGCGCGGGCCGAGCTGGAGGACGCGCTAGTCGCGGAGATGCTCGTACAACAGGGGCCTTACGGCTGCGCCAGGCGTGCGCTGCTGCTGCGAGAACGGTGCGGCGAGCTCGATCACGAGCTGAGCGGACGGCTGAGAAGGCACGCGGAGGCCTGCTCCGTCTGCGGTTCGCTCCGCCCCCGCTCCGTGTCGGCGAGGAAGGTGTACGGGCTTCTGCCGGACGCGCGTCCAGCAGCAGAACTGCGGCTCCGTGTCATGAGCTGCTTTCTGGACCCCGAGCTGGTGGGTTACAGGCTCTTCGTCGCCACCCGCGTCACGGAGTTCGCCTCCGACGGCTTCCCCGTCCAGGACCTCCGGTCGGGACGGGCCAGTCGCCAGGGCGGCGACGGCTCCTGGCTCGGCCGTTTCCGCAAGGCGCCCACGGCCGCGCACGAGGCGGGGATCGGCGCACAGGCGGTCCGTGCGGCCGTGGTGCTCGCGGTGGTGGCGCTTCTGTCCGGAGGCGGGGTCGCATCGATGTACGGAGTGCTGGGCACCAGCGGGAGCCCGGCGGAGACCGCCGCCGGCCCGCAGCCGACCGTGGTGCCCGGTATCTCCCAGACACCGGAGACCAGGCGGCCTGCGATGAACCCGGACGAGTCCGGGCCGCTTGACGCCGCCCCTGTGTCGGCCACGTTCCCGTTCGGCGCGCGCGCCTCGTCCGCACCGCCGATGGCCGTGCCCGAACCGCCTCCGGTGCCGGTCTCCGGGACGGAGCCGACCACACCTGCGGGCGTCCTGGTCGTCTCCCCGCTCTACCTGGACTTGGCGGGAGGTTCGGACGGCGCCATTGACGTGCGAGCAGAAGACGGACCGGTCACCTGGGTGGCGAGCACCCAGGGCCCTGTTCGGATACAGCCGTCCTCTGGTCGTCTTCAGCCCGGACAGGCCGTGACCCTGCACGTCCACGTCTCGCGGGGGCCGGACGACCGCGGGGCCGGCACCGTCACCTTCCGGCCTGGCGCCGTCCAGGTTCACGTCACCTGGCGGAAGGACGCACCGCCCGCCCCCGGTCCGTCGCCCACACCGACCGGTTCCAGTTCACCGAGTCCCTCCGCGCCGCCCGCGACGCAGCGACCGGGCAGTCCTCACCCCACACCGACGGATACGGATCGGCCAGGAAGCGGTCAGCCGACGCCGACACCATCGACCCCCGCGCCGACATCGCCCCCTGGCAGCGCCCCGGAGACGACACCGTCCCCGACAGGACGACCGTCCGACGAGAACCCACCAAGCGTGGGGCCGACAGCCACCGCATGA
- a CDS encoding MerR family transcriptional regulator, which produces MDGTWSIGELAERAAAALAAEGAAQVSGRVRDLPNARLIRWYTTIGLVDPPLGRRGRTALYGPRHLLQIVAVKRRQAEGRSIAEIQLELAAAPDETLARIAALPAATALPAATALPPAAPAPHRTATPSDDRRLARRPPGGAAEATGRPDAADTTAASDEAEGLVSPADPPGAGAGPPEGGTSSPDNGATSSNGEPNGEASSPAGGEEAGGAFWRTRPDVSHKSATVAVEYGHPLPPVVQGVRLASGVTLLLDGSALTDDDLAAIDTAARPLLEVLHRRGLLRPAESPAFPPDAHFRRSP; this is translated from the coding sequence ATGGACGGTACCTGGAGCATCGGCGAGCTGGCGGAACGCGCCGCCGCTGCGCTTGCGGCGGAGGGAGCCGCGCAGGTCAGCGGCCGGGTGCGCGACCTTCCCAACGCCCGACTGATCCGCTGGTACACCACGATCGGCCTGGTCGACCCGCCGCTCGGGCGGCGCGGCCGCACCGCCCTGTACGGGCCCCGCCACCTCCTCCAGATCGTCGCCGTGAAGCGGCGGCAGGCCGAGGGCCGCTCGATCGCGGAGATCCAGCTCGAACTCGCCGCGGCCCCCGACGAGACGCTCGCCCGCATAGCCGCCCTCCCCGCCGCCACCGCCCTCCCCGCCGCCACCGCCCTCCCCCCGGCGGCGCCGGCTCCGCACAGAACCGCCACGCCATCCGACGACCGCCGCCTCGCGCGCCGTCCTCCGGGTGGCGCTGCCGAGGCCACCGGACGGCCGGACGCCGCGGACACCACCGCAGCATCCGACGAAGCAGAGGGCTTGGTCTCCCCGGCAGACCCGCCAGGTGCAGGTGCCGGCCCGCCCGAGGGAGGGACAAGCTCGCCAGACAACGGCGCGACCTCATCGAACGGAGAGCCGAACGGAGAAGCGAGCTCACCGGCCGGAGGCGAAGAAGCCGGCGGCGCCTTCTGGAGAACCCGGCCAGATGTGTCGCACAAGTCGGCCACCGTCGCCGTCGAATACGGGCACCCCCTCCCACCCGTCGTCCAAGGGGTGCGGCTCGCATCCGGCGTCACCCTCCTGCTGGACGGTTCCGCGCTGACCGACGACGACCTCGCCGCGATCGACACCGCCGCGAGGCCACTGCTCGAAGTCCTGCACCGCCGCGGCCTCCTCAGGCCCGCCGAAAGCCCCGCATTTCCGCCCGACGCTCACTTCCGGAGGTCCCCGTGA
- a CDS encoding VIT domain-containing protein translates to MTVRILPLPEIEQPPASDRGLGALSTEKGNLPLDTVEVHASITGLAAGIEVVQGFRNPFDMPLEATYIFPLPDRAAVTAMRMEAADRVVEGTLKERGQARQDYNDAIASGRRAAIAEEDRPDVFSMRVGNILPGERVTIRLRLVQPLPHESASSATFRFPLVVAPRYIPGAPLDGERTGPGVADDTDAVPDASRISPPVLLPGFPNPVGLAITADIDPAGLPLTQIRSALHVVTEETTDRRTTLRLQPGERLDRDFILRLDFAPHETAALTLVPDFTDEIAILPAPSEEPPAMEGTFNLTVLPSGDARPSPRDVVLVLDRSGSMQGWKMVAARRAAARIVDTFRGEDRFAVLSFDNVIERPRDLGTGLVDGTDRNRFRAVEHLAALGARGGTQMLTPLDEACRLLADSTRDRVLVLITDGQVGNEDQLLARLEPGLRGIRVHTVGIDRAVNAGFLNRLAAIGRGRCELVESEDRLDEAMEHIHHRIAAPLATGLTLHADGLDIVPDSVAPSRLGALFPGVPLVIAGRFRGDPSGSLSVRGTAADGTPWEQRADGTVSVQTAATSIWARAHLRDLEDRYTVGGPDDLEQRIVETSLRFGVLCRFTAFVAVDSRVVTEGGTPHKVVQPVETPQGWETADAFATAAPAAYSAQSLGFAAPPAPGGLPPAPAGPPPPLSAGGPPQAPASAAPRGASSAGGNPRYRKRPVRPAPGSPRPFRPAPARPGFQQELTDVLNRLRQVPDDQRVHHLLSELLPVLESIVQRMEAQRLDATPLATLRDDLRRLQPTADETTIADHWARALQVLSDFTGEPAPRRPFWKRPR, encoded by the coding sequence GTGACCGTGCGCATCCTGCCGCTACCCGAGATCGAACAACCCCCGGCGTCCGACCGCGGTCTGGGCGCGCTCAGCACCGAAAAGGGCAACCTGCCGCTCGACACCGTCGAGGTGCACGCGTCGATCACCGGCCTGGCCGCCGGCATCGAGGTCGTCCAGGGTTTCCGCAACCCGTTCGACATGCCGCTCGAGGCCACCTACATCTTCCCCCTGCCCGACCGCGCCGCCGTGACCGCGATGCGCATGGAGGCCGCGGACCGGGTCGTCGAGGGCACGTTGAAGGAGCGCGGCCAGGCGCGGCAGGACTACAACGACGCCATCGCGTCGGGGCGGCGTGCCGCGATCGCCGAGGAGGACCGCCCCGACGTGTTCAGCATGCGGGTCGGCAACATCCTGCCCGGCGAACGGGTGACCATCCGGCTGCGACTCGTCCAGCCCCTGCCCCACGAGTCGGCGTCCAGCGCCACGTTCCGCTTCCCGCTCGTGGTGGCCCCCCGCTACATCCCGGGCGCCCCCCTGGACGGCGAACGCACCGGCCCCGGAGTCGCGGACGACACCGACGCGGTGCCGGACGCCTCCCGGATCAGCCCGCCCGTCCTCCTGCCCGGCTTCCCCAATCCGGTCGGGCTGGCCATCACCGCGGACATCGACCCGGCCGGGCTACCACTGACCCAGATCCGGTCCGCGCTGCACGTCGTGACCGAAGAGACGACCGACAGGCGTACCACCCTCCGTCTGCAACCGGGTGAGCGCCTCGATCGCGACTTCATCCTGCGCCTCGACTTCGCACCCCACGAGACCGCGGCCCTCACCCTCGTCCCGGACTTCACCGACGAGATCGCGATCCTCCCGGCCCCCTCAGAAGAACCGCCGGCGATGGAGGGCACGTTCAACCTGACCGTGCTGCCGTCCGGCGACGCCAGGCCGAGCCCGCGCGACGTGGTCCTCGTCCTCGACCGCTCGGGGAGCATGCAGGGCTGGAAGATGGTCGCCGCCCGCCGCGCCGCCGCCCGCATCGTCGACACGTTCCGCGGTGAGGACCGGTTCGCCGTCCTGTCCTTCGACAACGTCATCGAACGCCCACGCGACCTCGGCACCGGCCTGGTCGACGGCACCGACCGCAACCGGTTCCGCGCCGTCGAGCACCTCGCGGCGCTGGGCGCCCGCGGCGGCACGCAGATGCTCACCCCGCTCGACGAGGCCTGCCGGCTGCTCGCCGACTCCACCCGCGACCGGGTGCTCGTCCTGATCACCGACGGGCAGGTCGGTAACGAGGACCAACTGCTCGCCCGCCTGGAACCGGGGCTCCGGGGCATCCGGGTCCACACCGTCGGCATCGACCGGGCCGTCAACGCCGGCTTCCTGAACCGCCTCGCCGCCATCGGCCGGGGACGCTGCGAACTCGTCGAATCGGAGGACCGCCTCGACGAGGCGATGGAGCACATCCACCACCGGATCGCCGCCCCGCTGGCGACCGGCCTCACGCTGCACGCCGACGGCCTGGACATCGTCCCGGACTCCGTGGCCCCGTCCCGGCTGGGGGCACTGTTCCCTGGTGTACCGCTGGTGATCGCCGGCCGGTTCCGCGGCGACCCGTCCGGCTCACTCTCCGTCCGGGGCACCGCCGCCGACGGGACGCCCTGGGAGCAGCGCGCCGACGGCACCGTCTCCGTGCAGACGGCCGCCACTTCCATCTGGGCCCGCGCCCACCTGCGCGACCTCGAAGACCGCTACACGGTCGGCGGCCCCGACGACCTGGAGCAGCGCATCGTCGAGACCTCGCTCCGCTTCGGCGTCCTGTGCCGCTTCACCGCGTTCGTGGCCGTGGACAGCCGAGTGGTGACGGAGGGCGGAACACCGCACAAGGTTGTCCAGCCGGTCGAAACGCCTCAGGGGTGGGAGACGGCCGACGCGTTCGCCACGGCCGCACCCGCGGCCTACTCCGCCCAGTCGTTGGGATTCGCGGCGCCACCCGCCCCAGGCGGCCTACCGCCGGCACCCGCGGGCCCCCCGCCGCCTCTCTCGGCCGGCGGACCGCCGCAGGCCCCGGCCAGCGCAGCTCCACGAGGTGCCTCGTCCGCCGGCGGCAACCCCCGGTACAGAAAGCGCCCCGTACGACCGGCACCAGGTTCCCCCCGGCCCTTCCGCCCCGCCCCCGCGCGGCCCGGCTTCCAGCAGGAACTGACGGACGTCCTCAACCGACTCCGCCAGGTCCCGGACGACCAGCGTGTCCACCACCTGCTGAGCGAACTCCTCCCCGTCCTGGAGTCGATCGTCCAGCGCATGGAGGCCCAGCGCCTGGACGCCACGCCTCTGGCGACCCTCCGCGATGACCTGCGCCGCCTGCAACCCACCGCGGACGAGACCACCATCGCCGATCACTGGGCCCGCGCCCTGCAGGTTTTGTCCGACTTCACCGGAGAACCCGCCCCGCGCCGCCCCTTCTGGAAGCGCCCAAGGTAA
- a CDS encoding MFS transporter, translating into MWTPRLWGVLAVLCAVLFLDGLDVSMVGVALPSIGAELGLSTTSLQWIVNGYVLGYGGLLLLGGRTADLLGRRRIFLAALAVFAVASLIGGLVNDGTLLIVTRFVKGLAAAFTAPTALSILTTTFHEGPARNRALSVFSVFGASGYSSGLILGGLLTSFGWRWTFLTPVPLAVIALIAGYALIPRDKPAAGGGHDIVGAVTLTGGMLLAVYTVVSAPDRGWLDPLTVGSIALAAVLLVGFFVTENKVRHPLIRLGILRIGSIVRANLSIVALFGSYLSFQFMMTLYLQDVLHWSPLKMAMGLLPAGLLVAFGSPFVGRLIDRYGTPRLIISSMTSLSLGYGWFLATAGNTPHYAFTILPTMLLLGGGFAFGFSSIMAQATDGIDDSEQGLASGLVQTSGQVGAALVLALVTALVADGTAAGGDGFAEFHPGVNLVSAVAVIGLALNLIPLLRRNRT; encoded by the coding sequence ATGTGGACCCCTCGCCTGTGGGGCGTCCTCGCCGTGCTGTGCGCCGTGTTGTTCCTGGACGGGCTCGACGTCTCCATGGTGGGCGTCGCGCTGCCGTCGATAGGCGCCGAGCTCGGACTGTCCACCACGTCGCTGCAGTGGATCGTGAACGGCTACGTCCTCGGTTACGGCGGGCTGCTGCTCCTCGGCGGGCGCACCGCCGACCTGCTGGGACGCCGCCGGATCTTCCTTGCCGCGCTCGCCGTGTTCGCCGTCGCGTCACTGATCGGCGGCCTGGTGAACGACGGCACGCTCTTGATCGTCACCCGTTTCGTCAAGGGGCTCGCCGCAGCGTTCACCGCGCCCACCGCCTTGTCCATCCTGACCACCACGTTCCATGAGGGGCCCGCGCGCAACCGGGCGCTGTCGGTCTTCTCCGTCTTCGGCGCTAGCGGCTACTCGTCCGGCCTGATCCTCGGCGGGCTGCTGACCAGCTTCGGCTGGCGCTGGACGTTCCTGACGCCCGTTCCCCTCGCGGTCATCGCGCTGATCGCGGGCTATGCGCTGATCCCGCGGGACAAGCCCGCGGCCGGCGGCGGCCACGACATCGTCGGCGCCGTGACGCTCACCGGCGGCATGCTCCTCGCCGTCTACACCGTGGTCTCGGCACCCGACCGCGGCTGGCTCGACCCCCTCACCGTGGGCTCCATCGCCCTCGCGGCGGTCCTGCTGGTCGGCTTCTTCGTCACCGAGAACAAGGTGCGGCACCCGCTGATCCGGCTCGGCATCCTGCGGATCGGCTCCATCGTCCGCGCCAACCTGAGCATCGTCGCACTGTTCGGGTCGTACCTGAGCTTCCAGTTCATGATGACGCTCTACCTGCAGGACGTCCTGCACTGGTCGCCGCTGAAGATGGCCATGGGACTGCTGCCCGCCGGCCTCCTCGTCGCCTTCGGCTCGCCGTTCGTCGGACGGCTGATCGACCGGTACGGCACGCCCCGCCTGATCATCAGCTCCATGACGTCCCTCAGCCTCGGCTACGGCTGGTTCCTGGCCACGGCGGGGAACACCCCGCATTACGCGTTCACGATCCTGCCGACGATGCTCCTGCTGGGCGGCGGGTTCGCGTTCGGGTTCAGCTCGATCATGGCGCAGGCCACGGACGGGATCGACGACTCCGAGCAGGGCCTGGCGTCCGGCCTCGTCCAGACCTCGGGCCAGGTCGGCGCCGCCCTCGTCCTGGCCCTGGTCACCGCCCTGGTCGCCGACGGAACGGCCGCCGGCGGCGACGGCTTCGCCGAGTTCCACCCGGGCGTCAACCTGGTCAGCGCCGTGGCCGTCATCGGCCTGGCACTCAACCTGATCCCCCTCCTCCGCCGCAACCGCACCTGA
- a CDS encoding MarR family transcriptional regulator, translating into MRMHGTMRGMEANAALVERWRELATCYNTVACALERALQDAHGLTMSEYETLDRLVDLRCEKRRMQEIAAAMYLSQSALSRTVARLEKNGYVARDLCRDDRRGVFVQITEAGRAHHAEARETHLKILTEHLTP; encoded by the coding sequence ATGCGCATGCATGGTACGATGCGCGGCATGGAGGCGAACGCTGCTCTGGTCGAGCGCTGGCGCGAGCTTGCGACCTGCTACAACACGGTCGCGTGCGCCCTGGAGCGGGCTCTGCAGGACGCGCATGGCCTGACCATGAGCGAGTACGAGACGCTCGACCGCCTCGTCGATCTGCGTTGTGAGAAGCGCCGCATGCAGGAGATCGCCGCGGCGATGTACCTCAGCCAGAGCGCGCTGTCCCGCACCGTCGCCCGCCTGGAGAAGAACGGCTATGTCGCCCGCGACCTCTGCAGGGACGACCGCCGCGGCGTCTTCGTCCAGATCACCGAGGCCGGCCGCGCCCACCACGCCGAGGCCCGCGAGACCCACCTGAAGATCCTCACCGAACACCTCACCCCCTGA
- a CDS encoding Fur family transcriptional regulator yields MAASRSTAEELRGVGLRVTAARVALLETVRDGDHLGVEAIASGVRDRVGHISVQAVYEALHALAAAGLVRRIEPAGSPARYEGRVGDNHHHLVCRKCGAVKDVDCAVGHPPCMEPVDDAGYLVDEADVTFWGLCPQCRAG; encoded by the coding sequence ATGGCAGCGTCGCGGAGCACCGCTGAGGAGTTGCGCGGTGTCGGGCTGCGGGTGACGGCCGCCCGTGTGGCGCTGCTGGAGACCGTCCGGGACGGTGACCACCTCGGGGTCGAGGCGATCGCGTCCGGGGTGCGGGACCGGGTGGGGCACATCTCGGTGCAGGCCGTCTACGAGGCGCTGCACGCGCTCGCGGCGGCGGGGCTCGTGCGGCGGATCGAGCCGGCCGGGAGTCCCGCGCGGTACGAGGGGCGGGTCGGCGACAACCATCATCACCTGGTGTGCCGCAAGTGCGGGGCGGTCAAGGACGTCGACTGCGCGGTGGGGCATCCGCCGTGCATGGAGCCCGTGGACGACGCCGGGTACCTGGTCGACGAGGCGGACGTGACGTTCTGGGGCCTGTGCCCGCAGTGCCGGGCCGGATGA
- the katG gene encoding catalase/peroxidase HPI — MAENNEATVYDANEEGAGACPVVHTRAPHPTQGGGNRGWWPNQLNLKTLAQNPPATNPYGEDFDYAEAFKSLDLPAVKADIAALLTDSQDWWPADFGNYGPLMVRMAWHSAGTYRIHDGRGGGGSGQQRFAPLNSWPDNVLLDRARRLLWPVKKKYGKSLSWADLYILAGNVALESMGFKTFGFGGGREDVYVPDENVYWGPEQTWLGDERYTGDRELENPLAAVQMGLIYVNPEGPNGNPDPIAAARDIRETFRRMAMNDEETVALIAGGHTFGKTHGADPNVNVGPEPEAAPLEQMGLGWKGTHGSGKGDDAMGSGLEGIWTDTPTTWDNSFWDILFGYEWELFKSPAGAWQWRPKDGAGSDTVPMAHTPGGRTHPTMLTTDLSLRFDPIYGPISQRFKDNPEEFADAFARAWFKLTHRDMGPLVRYLGPEVPSEHLVWQDPVPAVDHELVDAQDVAALKRQVLETGLTVGQLVTTAWASAASFRGSDKRGGANGARIRLEPQRGWEVNEPDELAQVLRALEGVQESFNAAQTGGKKISLADLIVLAGCAGVEKAAKDAGHDIEVPFTPGRTDASQEHTDVESFAEMEPTHDGFRNYVGKGNRLPAEFLLVDRAQLLNLSAPEMTVLVGGLRSIGVNHQQSKLGVFTDRPGALTNDFFVNLLDMGTTWEPTSEDAEVFEGRDAAGNVKWTGSRVDLLFGSNSELRAVAEVYGADDAAEKFARDFVAAWDKVMNLDRFDLA; from the coding sequence ATGGCTGAGAACAACGAAGCCACTGTCTATGACGCGAACGAGGAAGGCGCAGGAGCCTGCCCGGTCGTGCACACGCGCGCCCCGCACCCGACCCAGGGCGGCGGTAACCGCGGCTGGTGGCCGAACCAGCTCAACCTGAAGACCCTGGCCCAGAACCCGCCCGCCACCAACCCCTACGGCGAGGACTTCGACTACGCCGAGGCGTTCAAGAGCCTCGACCTGCCCGCCGTCAAGGCCGACATCGCCGCGCTTCTCACCGACTCGCAGGACTGGTGGCCCGCGGACTTCGGCAACTACGGCCCGCTCATGGTCCGGATGGCCTGGCACAGCGCCGGCACCTACCGCATCCACGACGGCCGCGGCGGCGGCGGCTCCGGCCAGCAGCGCTTCGCGCCCCTCAACAGCTGGCCGGACAACGTCCTCCTCGACCGCGCCCGGCGGCTGCTGTGGCCCGTCAAGAAGAAGTACGGCAAGAGCCTGTCCTGGGCCGACCTGTACATTCTCGCCGGCAACGTCGCCCTGGAGTCGATGGGCTTCAAGACGTTCGGGTTCGGCGGCGGCCGCGAGGACGTCTACGTCCCCGACGAGAACGTCTACTGGGGCCCCGAGCAGACCTGGCTCGGCGACGAGCGCTACACCGGCGACCGCGAGCTGGAGAACCCGCTCGCCGCCGTGCAGATGGGCCTCATCTACGTCAACCCGGAGGGCCCGAACGGCAACCCGGACCCGATCGCCGCGGCCCGCGACATCCGCGAGACGTTCCGCCGGATGGCGATGAACGACGAGGAGACCGTCGCGCTGATCGCCGGCGGCCACACCTTCGGCAAGACCCACGGCGCCGACCCGAACGTCAACGTCGGGCCGGAGCCGGAGGCCGCGCCGCTGGAGCAGATGGGCCTCGGCTGGAAGGGCACCCACGGCAGCGGCAAGGGCGACGACGCGATGGGCAGCGGTCTGGAGGGCATCTGGACCGACACGCCCACCACCTGGGACAACAGCTTCTGGGACATCCTGTTCGGCTACGAGTGGGAGCTGTTCAAGAGCCCCGCCGGCGCCTGGCAGTGGCGTCCGAAGGACGGCGCCGGCTCCGACACCGTCCCGATGGCGCACACCCCGGGCGGGCGCACCCACCCGACGATGCTCACGACGGACCTGTCGCTGCGCTTCGACCCGATCTACGGGCCGATCTCGCAGCGCTTCAAGGACAACCCCGAGGAGTTCGCGGACGCCTTCGCGCGCGCCTGGTTCAAGCTGACCCACCGCGACATGGGCCCGCTCGTCCGCTACCTCGGCCCGGAGGTCCCGTCCGAGCACCTCGTCTGGCAGGACCCGGTCCCGGCCGTCGACCACGAGCTCGTCGACGCCCAGGACGTCGCCGCCCTCAAGCGGCAGGTCCTGGAGACGGGCCTGACGGTGGGGCAGCTCGTCACCACCGCGTGGGCGTCGGCCGCGTCCTTCCGCGGCAGCGACAAGCGCGGCGGCGCCAACGGCGCCCGCATCCGCCTCGAGCCGCAGCGCGGCTGGGAGGTCAACGAGCCCGACGAGCTGGCGCAGGTGCTGCGCGCGCTCGAAGGCGTCCAGGAGTCCTTCAACGCCGCCCAGACCGGCGGCAAGAAGATCTCGCTCGCCGACCTGATCGTGCTCGCCGGCTGCGCGGGCGTCGAGAAGGCCGCCAAGGACGCGGGCCACGACATCGAGGTGCCCTTCACGCCGGGCCGCACCGACGCGTCCCAGGAGCACACCGACGTCGAGTCGTTCGCCGAGATGGAGCCGACCCACGACGGGTTCCGCAACTACGTCGGCAAGGGCAACCGGCTCCCGGCCGAGTTCCTCCTCGTCGATCGGGCGCAGCTGCTCAACCTCAGCGCGCCCGAGATGACGGTGCTCGTCGGCGGCCTGCGCTCCATCGGCGTGAACCACCAGCAGTCCAAGCTGGGCGTGTTCACCGACCGGCCCGGGGCGCTGACCAACGACTTCTTCGTGAACCTGCTCGACATGGGCACCACGTGGGAGCCGACGTCCGAGGACGCCGAGGTCTTCGAGGGCCGCGACGCCGCCGGCAACGTCAAGTGGACCGGCAGCCGCGTCGACCTGCTGTTCGGCTCGAACTCCGAGCTGCGCGCGGTCGCCGAGGTCTACGGCGCCGACGACGCCGCCGAGAAGTTCGCGCGCGACTTCGTCGCCGCGTGGGACAAGGTCATGAACCTGGACCGGTTCGACCTCGCCTGA
- a CDS encoding Fur family transcriptional regulator: MLRGSALRVTRPRLAVLRAVHAHPHADTDSIIGAVREDLPKVSHQAVYDSLRVLTTAGLVRRIQPSGSVARYESRTGDNHHHVVCRSCGVIADVDCAIGEAPCLTPADDHGFTVDEAEVVYWGLCPACST, encoded by the coding sequence ATGCTGCGCGGGTCCGCTCTGCGGGTGACCCGGCCGCGGCTCGCGGTGCTGCGCGCGGTGCACGCGCATCCCCACGCCGACACCGACTCGATCATCGGAGCGGTGCGCGAGGATCTCCCGAAGGTGTCCCACCAGGCCGTGTACGACTCGCTTCGCGTGCTGACGACGGCGGGCCTGGTGCGGCGCATCCAGCCGTCCGGGTCCGTGGCCCGCTACGAGTCGCGGACGGGGGACAACCACCATCACGTCGTGTGCCGGTCGTGCGGCGTCATCGCCGACGTCGACTGCGCCATCGGCGAAGCCCCCTGCCTGACCCCCGCCGACGACCACGGCTTCACCGTCGACGAGGCCGAGGTCGTCTACTGGGGCCTGTGCCCCGCCTGCTCCACCTGA
- a CDS encoding lytic polysaccharide monooxygenase: protein MPRKTSLAVAAAVTAGLPLALAAPAWSHGYTTSPPSRSYLCGTHQVRNCGQVQWDPDGVEGPKGFPQRGPRDGEICAGADGRWAPLDDQRGGTGWPATTVTGGRPFSIVWQFTARHSTTSFRYFLTKDGWDSTQPLTRAALDLTPFIQSDYGGRQPSNPTTHSGTLPQRHGRHILLAVWDIADTGNAFYQCSDLDFG, encoded by the coding sequence ATGCCAAGGAAGACCAGCCTCGCCGTGGCCGCCGCCGTGACCGCCGGCCTGCCGCTGGCGCTCGCCGCGCCGGCATGGTCGCACGGGTACACGACGTCGCCGCCGAGCCGCAGCTACCTGTGCGGCACCCACCAGGTCCGGAACTGCGGCCAGGTCCAGTGGGACCCGGACGGCGTCGAAGGGCCGAAGGGGTTCCCGCAGCGCGGGCCCCGCGACGGCGAGATCTGCGCCGGCGCCGACGGGCGGTGGGCCCCGCTGGACGACCAGCGCGGCGGCACCGGCTGGCCCGCGACGACGGTGACGGGCGGCCGGCCGTTCAGCATCGTCTGGCAGTTCACCGCGCGGCACTCCACCACGTCGTTCCGCTACTTCCTCACGAAGGACGGCTGGGACAGCACGCAGCCGCTGACGCGGGCCGCGCTGGACCTCACGCCGTTCATCCAGTCGGACTACGGCGGCCGGCAGCCGTCCAACCCGACGACCCACAGCGGGACGCTCCCGCAGCGCCACGGCAGGCACATCCTGCTCGCGGTCTGGGACATCGCGGACACCGGGAACGCCTTCTACCAGTGCTCCGACCTCGACTTCGGCTGA